The proteins below come from a single Cannabis sativa cultivar Pink pepper isolate KNU-18-1 chromosome 3, ASM2916894v1, whole genome shotgun sequence genomic window:
- the LOC115716710 gene encoding uncharacterized protein LOC115716710, whose translation MAFNKAFLVLLMLSLVAVTTYARVDFVGLFVNGHSQYCPPPGPTKCVSCECNEEAGNLVCVRSDSRKGKCPSNCSEGCACDRSLCPRCWCSYEVQACPKICPPPSTTSSTAEAAFENLLSFKTD comes from the exons ATGGCGTTCAACAAGGCTTTCCTGGTGTTGTTAATGTTGTCACTTGTGGCTGTAACAACTTATGCTCGTGTGGACTTTGTGGGGCTTTTTGTTAATGGTCATTCTCAGTATTGTCCACCACCTG GACCAACGAAATGTGTAAGTTGTGAGTGTAACGAAGAAGCTGGGAACTTGGTGTGTGTTCGTAGTGATTCGAGAAAAGGAAAGTGCCCATCAAACTGCAGTGAAGGTTGCGCCTGTGATAGGTCTCTTTGCCCTCGTTGTTGGTGCTCGTATGAGGTTCAGGCATGCCCAAAAATATGCCCCCCACCCAGTACCACCTCATCCACCGCCGAAGCTGCCTTTGAGAATCTTCTCTCTTTCAAGACAGACTAA